Genomic DNA from Methanocalculus natronophilus:
ATCCACAATTCAGCAGATCCCAGACCGGCACAACCGCGTGCCTCGCAACAGAAGAGAAGGCCATTCTGAGCAGTACATCTGCGATATCATCAGCTGAAACCTCCCTGCCCAGGTAGCGGCGAAGGCAGGTCCGTTCACGCCTGGTGGCATCATCAAGAAACCAGCCCCTGGCCGGAGGGTTGTCGTGGGTGCCGGTGTAGATGTATGCATTCTGCGGATGGTTATGCGGAAGATGAGGATTCTCTGCATCTCCGGAGAAGGCAAACTGGAGCACCCGCATCCCCGGTATGCCAGCTTTCTGCATCAGATCCGTTACTGAATCATCAATTACCCCGAGATCTTCTGCAACCAGGCAGGCATCCGGGAAATGGCGATCTATGGCAGAAAGGAGCGTTTCCCCAGGCCCTTCCATCCACCGGCCCTTTCGTGCGGTCCTATATTCCGCCGGGATTGCCCAGAAGGCTGCAAGACCGCGGAAGTGATCGATCCGAAGCCGGTCATAGAGGGAGAGGGCACGCCCGATTCTCGAGAGCCACCATGTGAATCCTTCTTCTTCATGCTGATCCCAGCGATACAGGGGATTGCCCCACCGCTGCCCGGTGGAGCTGAAATAGTCGGGTGGGACACCGGCAACCTCAGATGGAAGACCACGTGCATTGAGCTCGAAGAGATGGGGATGTGCCCATACATCGGCACTGTCATGGGTGGTATAGATCGGCAGATCCCCAAACAGCTCAATACCATGAGACGATGCATGGGAGCGGAGCGCCTCCCACTGGCGCATAAACAGCCACTGTTCCACCCAAATGGTGTGGATTCGGGCAGCATTCCGACTGGCTGCCCCGGATAGTGCATCCGGATCCCGGTCCCGGAGAGCCGGATCCCATGCTGTCCAGGGAGCATTGCCGTGATCTTCTTTCAGCACCCGGAACAGTGCATAATCAAAGAGCCATCCGGACTCTTCCTGGATAAATGTCTCAAGGTCATCACAAAAACCTGCTGCAGGCAATCGTTTAACCACAGAGTCCATGAGTTTGTCCCGTATGGCACCGGCTCTCGCATACTGTACGGGTCCGATCGGTTGCCTGGCTGCCTGGCATTCTGCTTTTGTAATCAGGCCGTCCTCAGCAAGAAGATCAGGACTGATCAAAAGACGGTTTCCGGCAAACGAGGAGTCCGCATAGTAGGGAGAGCCGTCAGCGCCTGCCGGGTTCAGGGGCAGGATCTGCCAGATCCGCTGGCGGGCCTGCGCGAGAAAATCAATGAACTCAACTGCAGCAGGACCGAAATCACCGATGCCATGGTCTGAGGGGAGAGACGATACCGGACAGAGAATACCGCTTTCACGCGATCCGGTCATAACCTCACCCCGAGGAAGGCTCCGACAGCCTCGTACTGTTCGATCAAGGACCGGCACATCTCCGGGAGCGGGAGGGAGTCGCCGGGTGCCGGATCAAAGGCATCTCTCAGCTGGATAAATGCATTCTGCGCCTCCCAGAGAGGCGGGTCAAGAGATAGTTCGGTTATTGCATCGATAAGCGCGATAATTGATCCGGTGATGGAGGCGTTCTCGGGATCTTTTAGCAGATCCCGGATCAGGTCCCTGAGCCTGTTGCCTGCCAGATAGGAGAGCTGCGTCTTGTCTGGTGAGATGGAAAACCGCTGCATTGCATCAACACACTCTGCTATACCGATAGGATCAGGACGGTCATGGCCAAGTTCCGTGATCAGATCCCTGTTGAGGATGTGTCCAACAGGAACCGCTATTGCCTCCGGGATTGGCATATCCAGCAGGTGCATCGCCTCCATGAGTGGAAGGTATGTCCGGTAGATATCCTGGAACGAATCCTCTATCGATCTGATACTGGTTTTTAGAATGAGCCTGACAACCCTGCGTGCCTCGTCTCTGAGGAGATCCGTTCCCCTCAGACATCCATCTCCAAACCAGCCAGCCAGTTCCCTGTAGAGAGTCTTTGAGTCCGGATCCCAGAAGGCGGCAAATAGAGCATCGCGGATCTCCTGGAGATGCTGATCACCAGCATACGGCACAACCCCGGCTATGAGGTCAGGGCCGCCGGGGTACACCGCTGCATAGCTGAAATCCTTTGATTCGCAGGTTACCAGAGACTGGATACCGGCTTTGCCAACAGCAATCCGCCTCACCCCCTCCTGCTCCCTCTCTTCAGAACAGCGGGTCACCTGGTAGATGTCATGGCGGCTTGTTGCAGGATAGGAACAGAAGAGTGATGTCAGGGCATACTGGCCGCATACCTTCCTCAAATCCGTCCTATACGGGACAACGAGCCTCTGCCAGACCGTTGCACCATCTGACAAGCCGGGCCTGTTGGACCGGGCTTTCCCAAGAATCTGAAGAAAATCCTCTTCAGGATCGTCGCCGCCGGTCAACCGGCAGAGCTGCATGGCCCGGGCAGCATACCACATCACCTGTACAGCCTCAATTCCCGAAATATCATCGAAAAACCAGCCACAGCTGGTATACATCAGCATCAGGTTCCGCTGCATCTCAAGGAGTTCAAGCGCATTGACATGCTCGTCACGGGTTAAGGGATGATCTGCATGCTTCTTTAGGAATGCATCCTGCACCTCCCTGCTTCTCTCATTGATAACCCTGATATAGTCATCACGGGCAGCCCAGGGGTCAGCAAAGATGGCAGAGCCTGCATGCTCAAAATGCACTGCACCACGATCACGCAGGAGATCAAAGGCTGCACGGAGATACCCTCTCCATGCAAGCGACCAGTCAGGATGTGCACCGGTGGAACAGGTGCACCCACCTTTCCACCGGGAGAGGGCGTGGGGACAGCTCCATGCAGTATTTTCATGGATCTCGATCTCCATTACCGGGGGATGATCAGCAAGATATTCGCCATAGACCGTACGTCTCACACCTTCGCTCTCAAGCCTTGAGAGGCAGTATGCAAGTGCCATCTCCCCGAACCGGTAATGGTGTCCATAGGTCTCCCCGTCAATGGCAAAATGGACGAGCTGATCTGTTGGGCGATCATCAAATGCACTTCTCAGGTGGTCAGCAAACCAGTGGCCATCCCTGAGCAGGTTGCCGAATGCAACCTTATGGGCGATCCCGTCATTATTGACAAAAACTGCCATATCCTGGCCGTTGCCTGTATCCACCCGATAGGGAATCGTTGGATCCAGCCAGCCGCCGGGCAGATCCATCCAGTCACCATCTTCGCCGGACCTGACCCGGCGAACCTGGTGCGGCTCGAGGATGACAAACCCGATCCCCTCGTCAGCCATGATCCCAAGTGTCTCACGATCAACGGCGAGTTCCGGGAGCCACATCCCTTCCGGCTCCCTCCCAAACCGGTGATGGAAATCCTCAATACCCCACCTGACCTGGGTTTTTTTATCCCTGAGCGTCGCAAGCGGCATGATCATATGGTTATAGCACTGGGCTATCGCCGGACCATGACCTTTGAAATGGCCTGAACCGATCCGATCGGCCTCAATGAGAGCAAGATACACAGTCGGGTTCTTGTCTTCGAGCCAGGAGAGAAGTGTCGGTCCGGCATTGAAACTGATCATCGAGTAATTGTTTACCACGCTCGTGATCAGGCCGTCTTCATCGAGAATCCTCGCAGCGGAGTTTGGTGCATAGCATTCGGCGGTGATCCGTTCGTTCCAGTCATGGAAGGGGTACGCGGAATCCTGCACCTCTATCCGCTCAAACCAGGGATTTTCCCGGGGAGGCTGGTAAAAATGGCCATGGATACAGATGAAACGGCTCATGATACATCTCCCCTGGGCCTGAGGATGAGTGTTGCAAGCGGCGGCAGGGTGAGAGAGAGGCAGTATGGATGCCCATGCCAGGGTTGACCGCACGCCTCGAGTGCACCGTTATTGCCGCAGTTGCTCCCCCCATAGTATGCAGAATCGGTATTGATCACCTCCTCCCAATACCCAGCGACAGGCACCCCGATACGATAGCCATACCGGGGAACTGGTGTGAAGTTGCAGACCGTACAAGCCAATCGGCCTTCCGGGCTTCTCCGGAGATAGGTGATCACGCTCTGATCCCGGTCACCGTGATCAATCCACGAGAAACCGCGTTCACCGTCATCGTTCTGATGGAGTGCAGGCTCGTTTCTGTAGAGGGAGTTCAGGTCACGGACAAGCCTCTGGACACCCCCGTGCATCCCGTCAGAGAGGTGGTGCCAGTCAAGGCCTGCATCATGATCCC
This window encodes:
- a CDS encoding DUF3536 domain-containing protein, coding for MSRFICIHGHFYQPPRENPWFERIEVQDSAYPFHDWNERITAECYAPNSAARILDEDGLITSVVNNYSMISFNAGPTLLSWLEDKNPTVYLALIEADRIGSGHFKGHGPAIAQCYNHMIMPLATLRDKKTQVRWGIEDFHHRFGREPEGMWLPELAVDRETLGIMADEGIGFVILEPHQVRRVRSGEDGDWMDLPGGWLDPTIPYRVDTGNGQDMAVFVNNDGIAHKVAFGNLLRDGHWFADHLRSAFDDRPTDQLVHFAIDGETYGHHYRFGEMALAYCLSRLESEGVRRTVYGEYLADHPPVMEIEIHENTAWSCPHALSRWKGGCTCSTGAHPDWSLAWRGYLRAAFDLLRDRGAVHFEHAGSAIFADPWAARDDYIRVINERSREVQDAFLKKHADHPLTRDEHVNALELLEMQRNLMLMYTSCGWFFDDISGIEAVQVMWYAARAMQLCRLTGGDDPEEDFLQILGKARSNRPGLSDGATVWQRLVVPYRTDLRKVCGQYALTSLFCSYPATSRHDIYQVTRCSEEREQEGVRRIAVGKAGIQSLVTCESKDFSYAAVYPGGPDLIAGVVPYAGDQHLQEIRDALFAAFWDPDSKTLYRELAGWFGDGCLRGTDLLRDEARRVVRLILKTSIRSIEDSFQDIYRTYLPLMEAMHLLDMPIPEAIAVPVGHILNRDLITELGHDRPDPIGIAECVDAMQRFSISPDKTQLSYLAGNRLRDLIRDLLKDPENASITGSIIALIDAITELSLDPPLWEAQNAFIQLRDAFDPAPGDSLPLPEMCRSLIEQYEAVGAFLGVRL
- the malQ gene encoding 4-alpha-glucanotransferase — translated: MTGSRESGILCPVSSLPSDHGIGDFGPAAVEFIDFLAQARQRIWQILPLNPAGADGSPYYADSSFAGNRLLISPDLLAEDGLITKAECQAARQPIGPVQYARAGAIRDKLMDSVVKRLPAAGFCDDLETFIQEESGWLFDYALFRVLKEDHGNAPWTAWDPALRDRDPDALSGAASRNAARIHTIWVEQWLFMRQWEALRSHASSHGIELFGDLPIYTTHDSADVWAHPHLFELNARGLPSEVAGVPPDYFSSTGQRWGNPLYRWDQHEEEGFTWWLSRIGRALSLYDRLRIDHFRGLAAFWAIPAEYRTARKGRWMEGPGETLLSAIDRHFPDACLVAEDLGVIDDSVTDLMQKAGIPGMRVLQFAFSGDAENPHLPHNHPQNAYIYTGTHDNPPARGWFLDDATRRERTCLRRYLGREVSADDIADVLLRMAFSSVARHAVVPVWDLLNCGSEARMNRPGTEAGNWRWRLPAGWCTIGITSSLCQATETYGRAR